Proteins from one Desulfonema limicola genomic window:
- the glpA gene encoding anaerobic glycerol-3-phosphate dehydrogenase subunit A — MINMKILQNRDSFLKTQVLIIGGGVTGTGLARDLGLRGISSILVEKQDINAGASGGNHGLLHSGARYAASDSEAAAECREEGELLKKLAPQCIEDTGGLFVAVKGDNENYTADFPGMCEKSGIKADFIDIAEVLEMEPLLSPDIIAAYQVSDASIDPFMLSLDNISHARDLGAVLMRYTKLESFNIENKKIKTALVRNTVTGQETIIEPEQVVSAAGAWAGIVAGLAGIKLDLVCSMGTLLVTQSRLAKKVINRLRKASDADILVPGGTVSILGTTSVRIDDPDKCRPTIPETDYIIEQGAAMIPALETTQYIRAYSGVRPLTGSSSGDDRNVSRGFALIDHAKDRVENLTTISGGKLTTFRLMAEKTADLICRKMGISKTCTTRTVPLPGSKEGRWTAPGLAPRMWMTGHKSDDIILCECEMVSKGIIDNIIKSCRQQGEVPTLKTVGIRSRIGKGPCQGGFCSARIAAHMYDREEFSGKKGLNELREFLNERWRGKHPVLWGLPLEQAELQEALHCGFFGLEL, encoded by the coding sequence ATGATAAATATGAAAATACTGCAAAACAGGGATTCTTTTTTAAAAACACAGGTTTTGATTATAGGCGGCGGAGTTACCGGCACCGGGCTTGCCCGTGATCTTGGATTGAGAGGCATAAGCTCAATCCTTGTTGAAAAACAGGATATTAATGCAGGAGCCTCGGGGGGAAATCACGGTCTGCTTCACAGCGGGGCAAGGTATGCTGCTTCTGATTCAGAAGCAGCAGCAGAATGCAGGGAAGAAGGAGAGCTTCTTAAAAAACTTGCTCCCCAGTGCATTGAAGATACGGGCGGCCTTTTTGTTGCAGTTAAAGGGGATAATGAAAATTATACAGCAGATTTTCCAGGCATGTGTGAAAAAAGCGGGATTAAGGCTGATTTTATTGATATTGCAGAAGTCCTTGAGATGGAACCCCTGCTTTCCCCTGATATTATTGCTGCATACCAGGTATCTGATGCTTCCATAGATCCTTTTATGCTGTCTCTGGACAATATATCCCATGCCAGGGATCTTGGTGCTGTGCTTATGAGATATACAAAGCTTGAATCTTTTAATATTGAAAATAAAAAGATAAAAACAGCACTTGTCAGAAATACTGTTACAGGACAGGAAACAATAATTGAGCCTGAGCAGGTGGTAAGTGCAGCAGGAGCCTGGGCAGGCATAGTTGCAGGGCTGGCAGGAATCAAGCTTGATCTTGTCTGTTCAATGGGAACTCTCCTGGTAACGCAAAGCCGTCTTGCAAAAAAAGTGATAAACAGGTTGAGAAAGGCTTCTGATGCTGATATTCTGGTTCCAGGGGGAACCGTGTCTATTTTGGGAACCACGTCTGTAAGAATAGATGATCCTGACAAATGCAGACCCACTATTCCTGAAACTGATTATATTATAGAACAAGGTGCTGCCATGATACCTGCACTGGAAACCACACAATATATACGCGCATATTCAGGTGTAAGGCCGTTGACAGGTTCTTCTTCAGGGGATGACAGAAATGTGAGCCGGGGGTTTGCACTTATAGATCATGCTAAAGACCGGGTTGAGAATTTGACAACCATATCAGGGGGAAAACTGACTACCTTTCGGCTTATGGCTGAAAAAACCGCTGATTTGATATGCAGAAAAATGGGAATATCCAAAACCTGCACAACCCGTACTGTTCCCCTGCCAGGTTCAAAAGAAGGCAGATGGACTGCCCCGGGGCTTGCTCCCCGGATGTGGATGACCGGGCATAAATCTGATGATATTATCCTTTGTGAATGTGAAATGGTATCAAAGGGAATCATAGACAATATTATTAAATCATGCAGACAGCAGGGAGAAGTACCGACCTTAAAAACTGTGGGGATTCGCAGCAGAATAGGCAAAGGCCCCTGCCAGGGCGGTTTTTGCAGTGCAAGAATAGCAGCCCATATGTATGACAGGGAGGAATTCAGCGGTAAAAAAGGGCTGAATGAACTCAGGGAATTTCTTAACGAGCGCTGGCGGGGAAAACACCCTGTTCTCTGGGGACTTCCCCTTGAACAGGCTGAACTCCAGGAAGCATTGCACTGCGGTTTTTTTGGACTGGAATTATGA
- the glpB gene encoding glycerol-3-phosphate dehydrogenase subunit GlpB, whose translation MKKTIINCDLLIIGTGMAGMAASVFAANRGLSAVNAGQSGEINFASGFLDLMGVFPVQDKKQWENPWEAVDALVKEMPEHPYAKISGKEISLAFDEFTDFLYQSGVPYAGYPDKNIQMLTPVGTFKPTFRVPNSMFKGIQAYKEKNQCLIADFRGMKGFSGRQLVEVLGDKWPGLRNIRIDLPGLKGEAYPKHLARSMENMETRQSLIKLLKPHIKEEKSVGFPAIMGLCKTLEVISHLEQELGVEVFEIAVMPPSVAGSRIWTAYQTGILKKGVNVLFQKQVLSFEQSETGELIFDIGQREKELRVQAKGAVLASGRFFGKGLYADRKMIRESIFNLPVFQPESRCRWHENNFLSPKGHKLNQAGIETDEFFRPLDSSGRPAYKNLFAAGSILAHQDWTRMKCGSGLAIASAFKAVNSFIQELP comes from the coding sequence ATGAAAAAAACAATTATAAATTGTGATCTTCTGATTATCGGTACCGGTATGGCGGGCATGGCAGCATCAGTATTTGCTGCAAACAGGGGGCTTTCTGCTGTTAATGCAGGCCAGAGCGGTGAGATAAATTTTGCCAGCGGATTTCTTGATCTTATGGGTGTTTTTCCTGTTCAAGATAAAAAACAATGGGAAAATCCCTGGGAAGCCGTTGATGCCCTGGTAAAAGAAATGCCGGAGCATCCATATGCAAAGATTTCTGGAAAAGAAATCTCCCTGGCTTTTGATGAATTTACAGATTTTCTTTATCAGTCAGGAGTTCCCTACGCGGGTTATCCTGATAAAAATATTCAAATGCTTACCCCTGTTGGAACATTCAAACCCACGTTCAGGGTTCCCAATTCCATGTTCAAAGGTATTCAGGCGTATAAAGAAAAAAATCAATGTCTTATTGCAGATTTCAGGGGAATGAAAGGATTCAGCGGCCGCCAGCTTGTGGAGGTGTTAGGGGATAAATGGCCGGGTCTTAGAAATATAAGAATTGATTTACCTGGACTTAAAGGCGAAGCCTATCCCAAACACCTTGCCAGATCTATGGAAAACATGGAAACAAGGCAGTCTCTTATCAAACTTCTCAAACCCCATATTAAAGAAGAAAAATCCGTGGGTTTTCCTGCCATAATGGGTCTTTGCAAAACCCTTGAAGTAATATCCCATCTTGAGCAGGAGCTTGGGGTTGAGGTTTTTGAAATAGCTGTCATGCCTCCTTCTGTGGCAGGTTCCAGGATATGGACTGCATACCAGACAGGTATTCTTAAAAAAGGAGTTAATGTTTTATTTCAAAAACAGGTTCTATCATTTGAGCAGTCTGAAACAGGTGAATTAATATTTGATATTGGTCAAAGGGAAAAAGAATTAAGGGTTCAGGCAAAAGGCGCTGTTCTTGCCAGCGGGCGTTTTTTTGGCAAAGGTTTATACGCAGACCGGAAAATGATAAGGGAAAGTATTTTTAATCTGCCTGTTTTCCAGCCTGAATCCAGATGCAGGTGGCATGAGAATAATTTTTTATCTCCAAAAGGACATAAGCTGAATCAGGCAGGCATTGAAACAGATGAGTTTTTCAGGCCCCTTGACAGTTCAGGCAGACCTGCATATAAAAATCTTTTTGCAGCAGGCTCAATCCTTGCCCATCAGGACTGGACGCGCATGAAATGCGGTTCAGGACTTGCCATTGCATCAGCTTTTAAAGCTGTCAACTCTTTTATACAGGAGCTGCCATGA
- a CDS encoding 4Fe-4S dicluster domain-containing protein produces MSFYTGAFYISLSICISGIMFRAGTWFLTRIRPEKQSIFSQIKEMLKTVLSKISFAGIFWVIKRFFANVLLQFHIFQHDRLGWLMHIFIFYGFTFLLFMHALDQYFTIRFFPEYVSTLNPFMFLRNLSGIMVAAGIGIAVFRRLSLKGIKQTNNKEDWTALLILFIIIFSGFVLEASQIMSASIFDQMTADYGGTDDEEEIAGLKAVWARDFGVIFPEEVDIKNPELMESGTAFHEESCAVCHVKPDAAFISYPLSRLFVPGAWFMDRLRIDVILWYFHIIVCFAGLAYLPFGKFFHIITTPLNLLAGHEKNETEIKLAMSMDSCTHCGICSQYCSVAPVYKILGNPDILPSEKLNSLRHTGSQLHKSKFRMNQLSYGSFICTECGKCTDICPSGINLQYIWQESKKELMRQGYNAPHIHMQAKKASEWEKILQKSEQAHTSSQFHLNLTDRPETFWDCVQCTICTNVCPVVAASDDPESDLDLTPQQIMNFMRLQMKDMALGARMVWDCVTCYMCQEQCPQGVRVADVLYELRNIACERLSTQEIKDEK; encoded by the coding sequence ATGAGTTTTTATACTGGTGCTTTTTATATCTCTCTTAGTATTTGTATTTCAGGAATCATGTTTCGGGCTGGTACATGGTTTTTAACAAGGATAAGACCTGAAAAACAGAGCATATTCTCACAAATAAAAGAAATGCTTAAAACAGTTTTGTCAAAGATTTCTTTTGCAGGAATTTTCTGGGTGATAAAAAGATTTTTTGCTAATGTATTGCTCCAGTTTCATATATTTCAGCATGACAGGTTAGGCTGGTTAATGCACATTTTTATTTTTTATGGTTTTACTTTCCTGCTTTTCATGCATGCTCTTGACCAGTATTTTACAATACGATTTTTTCCAGAATATGTTTCAACCTTAAATCCTTTTATGTTTCTCAGGAACTTGTCTGGTATTATGGTTGCAGCAGGTATCGGGATTGCAGTTTTCCGCAGGCTCAGTTTAAAGGGTATTAAACAGACAAATAATAAAGAAGACTGGACAGCACTTTTAATCCTGTTTATTATTATTTTCTCAGGCTTTGTCCTTGAGGCTTCCCAGATTATGTCTGCTTCAATTTTTGATCAAATGACTGCAGATTACGGGGGAACAGACGATGAGGAAGAAATCGCTGGTTTAAAGGCAGTCTGGGCCAGGGATTTTGGTGTAATATTTCCAGAGGAGGTTGATATAAAAAACCCTGAACTCATGGAATCAGGTACAGCATTTCATGAAGAAAGCTGCGCTGTTTGCCATGTTAAACCTGATGCAGCCTTTATCTCATATCCCCTTTCACGGCTCTTTGTTCCTGGTGCCTGGTTCATGGACAGGTTAAGGATTGATGTTATTTTGTGGTATTTCCATATAATAGTCTGCTTTGCAGGGCTTGCATACCTGCCTTTTGGAAAATTCTTCCATATAATTACAACGCCTTTGAATCTTTTAGCCGGTCATGAGAAAAATGAGACTGAGATTAAGCTTGCCATGTCAATGGATTCCTGTACCCATTGCGGTATATGCAGCCAGTACTGCAGTGTAGCGCCTGTATATAAGATACTCGGCAATCCTGACATCCTGCCTTCGGAAAAGCTGAACTCACTCAGGCATACAGGTTCACAGCTTCATAAATCAAAATTCCGCATGAATCAGCTTTCATATGGCAGCTTTATCTGCACTGAGTGCGGAAAATGCACTGATATTTGCCCGTCAGGAATTAATCTCCAGTATATCTGGCAGGAATCAAAAAAGGAATTGATGCGCCAGGGTTATAATGCCCCGCATATTCATATGCAGGCAAAAAAAGCCTCGGAATGGGAAAAAATTTTACAAAAATCAGAGCAGGCCCACACCTCTTCCCAGTTTCACCTTAACCTCACAGACCGGCCTGAAACCTTCTGGGACTGCGTACAATGTACAATATGCACCAATGTCTGCCCCGTGGTTGCAGCTTCAGATGATCCTGAAAGCGATCTTGATCTTACTCCCCAGCAGATAATGAATTTCATGCGTCTTCAAATGAAAGATATGGCCCTTGGAGCGCGCATGGTCTGGGACTGTGTAACCTGCTATATGTGTCAGGAGCAGTGCCCCCAGGGAGTACGGGTGGCAGATGTGCTTTACGAGTTGAGAAACATTGCATGTGAACGCCTGAGTACTCAGGAAATAAAGGACGAAAAATAA
- a CDS encoding CoB--CoM heterodisulfide reductase iron-sulfur subunit B family protein, with protein MKYAYFPGCKIPYHLPEYDIAVRAVLDRLEVRLVDLNFNCCGYPVRHQSFEASVLSGARNLAVARKEHLTIVTPCKCCFGSLKHVEYWMKQRPVLREKINRILAEEGLKWDNDIRVIHLLTLLAEDVGEDAIKQRIINPLKDLKIAAHYGCHALRPGEVVQFDNPLAPTIFEKLIHLTGAETIDWPLRLECCGSPLWEKNNRLSIKLMNKKLRNAYESGADIIATACTYCQIQFEQVRSGLPEDKQKFFELKAVLYPQILGNSMGIKDKQINKWRDK; from the coding sequence ATGAAATATGCCTATTTTCCAGGGTGCAAAATTCCATATCATCTCCCTGAATACGATATTGCAGTCCGTGCTGTTCTTGACCGCCTTGAAGTCAGGCTTGTGGATTTGAATTTTAACTGCTGCGGTTATCCTGTGCGCCATCAGAGTTTTGAAGCTTCTGTTCTTTCAGGAGCAAGAAATCTTGCTGTTGCAAGAAAAGAGCATTTAACCATTGTTACCCCGTGCAAATGCTGTTTCGGCAGTCTCAAGCATGTGGAATACTGGATGAAACAGCGCCCTGTCCTGCGTGAAAAGATTAATAGAATCCTGGCAGAAGAAGGTCTTAAATGGGATAATGATATCAGGGTTATCCATCTTCTAACCCTGCTTGCAGAAGATGTTGGAGAAGATGCTATAAAACAGCGGATAATAAACCCTTTGAAAGATTTAAAAATAGCAGCCCACTACGGATGCCATGCCCTGCGTCCTGGAGAGGTTGTCCAGTTTGACAATCCCCTTGCCCCGACAATCTTTGAAAAACTTATTCATCTTACAGGTGCAGAAACCATTGACTGGCCCCTGCGGCTGGAATGCTGCGGCAGCCCTTTGTGGGAAAAAAACAACAGGCTTTCAATAAAGCTTATGAATAAAAAACTGAGAAATGCTTATGAATCAGGAGCAGATATAATTGCAACAGCCTGTACCTACTGCCAGATCCAGTTTGAGCAGGTCAGGTCAGGTCTGCCTGAAGATAAACAAAAATTTTTTGAACTCAAGGCTGTGCTTTATCCACAGATTTTAGGAAACAGCATGGGAATAAAAGATAAACAAATAAATAAATGGAGGGACAAATGA